The following proteins come from a genomic window of Platichthys flesus chromosome 1, fPlaFle2.1, whole genome shotgun sequence:
- the tmem276b gene encoding transmembrane protein 178B codes for MAAMKILTSTGLFLAFCALGLLAMAICTDYWYETDARRHRERCKNYANKRNDPGYIYISNGNLPLQMPPKSLERRGSGPDAAAAAAGGPVITRAKRHFVAAASAMESHCSRQFNSTISGLWRKCHREGFDLEIEDLIYKGIIQRCTSVKYHYSSSILPRNLPINITKTIRQDEWHALHLRRMTAGFVGMAVSIILFGWVIGVLGCCQQHDLMQYVAGLLFLMGGTCCIISLCTCVAGINFELSRYPRYMYGLPEDISHGYGWSMFCAWGGLGLTLLAGFLCTLAPSLSTPTRTTTHKPRQENGTV; via the exons ATGGCCGCTATGAAAATATTAACCAGCACGGGGCTCTTCTTGGCTTTCTGCGCGCTGGGGCTGCTCGCCATGGCGATCTGCACCGACTACTGGTACGAGACGGACGCACGGAGGCACCGGGAGAGGTGCAAGAACTATGCGAACAAGCGTAACGACCCGGGCTACATCTACATCTCGAACGGCAACCTGCCGCTCCAGATGCCTCCAAAGAgcctggagaggagaggcagcggcccagatgctgctgctgctgctgccggcggGCCGGTCATCACCAGGGCGAAGCGGCACTTTGTGGCCGCAGCGTCCGCCATGGAGTCCCACTGCAGCCGGCAGTTCAACTCTACCATCTCCGGGCTGTGGAGGAAGTGTCACCGGGAGGGATTCGACCTGGAGATCGAGGACCTTATATACAAAG gaATAATTCAAAGATGTACATCAGTCAAGTATCACTACTCCTCGTCCATCCTACCACGAAATCTACCTATCAACATCACAAAGACCATACGACAGGATGAGTGGCACGCACTCC ATCTACGAAGGATGACGGCCGGCTTCGTGGGCATGGCTGTGTCCATCATTCTTTTTGGCTGGGTCATTGGAGTGCTGGGATGCTGCCAGCAGCATGACCTCATGCAATATGTAGCTGGGCTACTCTTTCTCATGGGAG GAACATGCTGCATCATCTCCTTGTGCACATGTGTAGCAGGAATCAACTTCGAGTTGTCCCGCTACCCTCGCTACATGTATGGCCTCCCTGAGGACATTAGCCATGGCTATGGCTGGTCCATGTTTTGTGCCTGGGGGGGCCTCGGGCTCACATTGCTGGCCGGCTTCCTCTGCACCCTGGCCCCGTCCCTGAGCACGCCCACCCGCACTACGACCCACAAGCCGAGGCAGGAGAATGGCACCGTGTGA